One genomic region from Effusibacillus pohliae DSM 22757 encodes:
- a CDS encoding DUF47 domain-containing protein — translation MFKKQNQFFDMLVQVTENISAAAAAFQKGLESYHSGEQLYAVIKPFEDNGDELTHQIIRALNAAYMTPIDREDILALATTLDDILDGLEAASNRFDMFHIEAVDSFMLDFAANIVECSVQLEQAMKALNKKKMLEIRQYTVRLNELENVGDKLMRDSVKSLFARTTDPVEIIRLKEVYEMLEGVSDSCEDVADILESIVMTNA, via the coding sequence TGTTGGTGCAAGTGACGGAGAACATCTCGGCTGCCGCGGCCGCTTTTCAAAAAGGGCTGGAATCCTACCATTCCGGCGAGCAGTTGTACGCAGTGATCAAACCGTTTGAAGACAACGGCGATGAGTTGACCCACCAGATCATCCGGGCGTTGAACGCCGCCTACATGACACCGATCGACCGGGAAGACATTCTGGCGCTCGCCACAACGCTGGATGATATTCTGGATGGTCTGGAAGCTGCTTCCAACCGGTTCGATATGTTTCACATCGAGGCGGTCGACAGCTTCATGCTCGATTTTGCGGCCAATATCGTGGAATGTTCCGTGCAGTTGGAGCAGGCCATGAAAGCGTTGAATAAAAAGAAAATGCTGGAGATCCGCCAATACACGGTGCGGTTGAACGAGTTGGAAAACGTCGGGGACAAGCTGATGCGGGACTCCGTCAAATCGCTGTTCGCCCGCACGACAGACCCCGTGGAAATTATCCGGCTCAAAGAAGTGTACGAGATGCTTGAAGGAGTGTCCGACAGTTGCGAGGACGTGGCGGACATCCTGGAATCGATCGTCATGACAAACGCGTAA
- a CDS encoding inorganic phosphate transporter: protein MTLIILIVILALVFDFINGFHDTANAIATSVSTKALPPRIAVIYAAVLNFVGALFFTGVAKSIGGKIADPSKIANGVEIVIATLIAAIAWNLITWYYGIPSSSSHALIGSLTGAVLAGAGLHGVNWGGFSSILQALVLSPILAFAVGFVIMNVLKLIVQNLSPHRINKWFRVLQIFAAGMQSFSHGGNDAQKAMGIIVFALVAGGFQSTLDVPLWVKILAALAMGLGTSVGGWRIIKTVGSKIIRMEPVNGFAADLTSSIVIQGATALTLPVSTTHVVSSAVMGTGAAKQFRAVKWEVAGRIVLTWLITIPICAVLAGVCYKLIDIFM from the coding sequence ATGACGCTGATCATCCTGATTGTGATACTGGCACTTGTATTTGATTTTATCAACGGGTTTCACGATACGGCCAACGCGATCGCCACATCCGTCTCGACAAAGGCTTTGCCACCCCGCATTGCGGTAATTTACGCGGCCGTGTTGAACTTTGTCGGAGCGCTTTTCTTCACCGGCGTGGCGAAATCGATCGGCGGCAAAATCGCCGATCCGTCGAAAATCGCAAACGGCGTGGAAATCGTGATCGCTACCCTGATCGCGGCGATCGCCTGGAACCTGATTACCTGGTACTATGGGATTCCTTCTTCTTCCTCGCACGCGCTGATCGGCTCCCTGACCGGAGCGGTGCTTGCGGGGGCCGGTTTGCACGGCGTGAACTGGGGAGGATTTTCGTCGATTTTGCAAGCTCTCGTGTTGTCGCCGATCCTGGCTTTTGCAGTCGGCTTTGTCATCATGAACGTTTTAAAGTTGATCGTGCAAAATCTGTCCCCGCACCGGATTAACAAATGGTTTCGGGTGCTACAGATTTTTGCCGCAGGCATGCAGTCGTTCTCGCATGGCGGCAACGACGCCCAGAAAGCGATGGGGATCATCGTGTTTGCCCTGGTCGCGGGCGGATTCCAGTCGACGCTGGATGTTCCGCTTTGGGTAAAAATCTTGGCGGCGCTGGCGATGGGACTCGGCACATCGGTCGGCGGCTGGCGGATTATCAAGACGGTCGGCTCGAAGATTATCCGTATGGAGCCGGTCAACGGATTTGCGGCTGACCTGACATCGTCCATCGTGATTCAAGGCGCGACCGCTTTGACGCTGCCGGTTTCGACCACGCACGTCGTATCCTCGGCGGTGATGGGTACGGGTGCGGCGAAACAATTCCGCGCGGTGAAATGGGAAGTGGCCGGGCGCATCGTTCTCACCTGGCTGATCACGATTCCGATTTGCGCCGTGCTGGCGGGCGTTTGTTACAAATTGATCGACATTTTCATGTAA
- a CDS encoding response regulator transcription factor: MPQRVLVVDDEQSIQKLVEYNLRQAGYEVSTADNGMQALELIRADRPDLVILDLMLPGLGGMEVCQQLRKDGISIPIIMLTARDDEVDRILGLEMGADDYVTKPFSPRELVARVKAVLRRSADEPGGGDGIIHCGEITIDANKYEVRLRGERIDLTPREFELLHYLAKNMDRVLSRDHLLDKVWGYEFVGDTRIVDVHISHLREKLEKEPKNPEYIKTVRGVGYKLVAGEA, encoded by the coding sequence ATGCCCCAGCGCGTCCTGGTGGTGGATGACGAACAATCGATCCAAAAATTGGTTGAGTACAATCTGCGGCAGGCAGGCTACGAGGTGTCGACGGCTGACAATGGCATGCAAGCCCTCGAACTGATCCGCGCCGACCGGCCGGATTTGGTGATTCTCGACCTGATGCTGCCGGGCCTCGGCGGAATGGAAGTATGCCAGCAGCTGCGCAAAGACGGAATTTCCATCCCGATCATCATGCTGACTGCAAGGGATGACGAAGTTGACCGGATTCTCGGGCTGGAGATGGGGGCGGACGATTATGTGACCAAACCGTTTTCGCCGCGGGAACTGGTGGCCCGGGTGAAAGCGGTGCTGCGCCGCTCCGCCGACGAGCCGGGCGGAGGCGACGGGATCATCCACTGCGGCGAGATCACGATCGATGCGAACAAGTATGAGGTAAGGCTGCGCGGCGAGCGCATCGATCTGACGCCCCGCGAATTTGAACTGCTGCATTATTTGGCGAAAAATATGGACCGTGTGCTGAGCCGCGATCATTTGCTGGATAAAGTGTGGGGATACGAATTTGTCGGCGATACCCGCATTGTGGACGTGCATATCTCGCACCTGCGGGAAAAGCTCGAGAAAGAACCGAAAAACCCGGAATACATCAAGACGGTGCGCGGCGTCGGGTATAAGCTGGTAGCGGGAGAGGCGTGA